Proteins from one Stenotrophomonas aracearum genomic window:
- the rpsT gene encoding 30S ribosomal protein S20: protein MANIKSAKKRAKQTVVRNARNTAQRSMLRTAVKKVIKALDANDAAGAEAAFAVAQPILDRFSSRGLIHKNKAARHKSRLTARIKALKAA, encoded by the coding sequence GTGGCCAATATCAAGTCCGCCAAGAAGCGCGCCAAGCAGACCGTCGTGCGCAACGCGCGCAATACGGCTCAGCGTTCGATGCTGCGCACCGCTGTCAAGAAGGTGATCAAGGCTCTGGATGCCAACGATGCCGCCGGCGCCGAGGCAGCCTTTGCCGTCGCCCAGCCGATCCTCGACCGTTTCAGCTCGCGTGGTCTGATCCACAAGAACAAGGCCGCTCGCCATAAGAGCCGCCTGACCGCCCGCATCAAGGCCCTCAAGGCTGCCTGA